From Triticum aestivum cultivar Chinese Spring chromosome 4A, IWGSC CS RefSeq v2.1, whole genome shotgun sequence, a single genomic window includes:
- the LOC123085742 gene encoding pyruvate kinase, cytosolic isozyme, with protein MADLALGAGPEEIWRRRAKTKIVCTLGPASRSVEMCARLLRAGMCVARFNFSHGSHEYHQETLDNLHKAMDITGILCAVMLDTKGPEIRTGFLKDGKPVKLNQGQEITITTDYTIQGDETMISMSYKKLAVDVKPGSTILCADGTITLTALSCDPEKGLVRCRCENSALLGERKNVNLPGVIVDLPTLTEKDKVDILQWGVPNKIDMIALSFVRKGSDLQMVRSVLGEHAKSIILMSKVENQEGVANFDDILANSDAFMVARGDLGMEIPIEKIFFAQKVMIFKCNQQGKPVVTATQMLESMIKSPRPTRAEATDVANAVLDGTDCVMLSGETAAGAYPELAVQIMSSICLMAETYVDHGAVFKLITAAAPVPMSPLESLASSAVRTANVSKASLILVLTRGGTTARLVAKYRPAMPVLNCVVPELKTDNDFDWTCSDEAPARQSLIVRGLIPMLSAATAKASDTEATEEAVSFALDYAKKLGLCKSGDSVVAVHRLSASSLVRILTVN; from the exons ATGGCGGACCTGGCGCTCGGCGCGGGGCCGGAGGAGATTTGGCGGCGGCGCGCCAAGACCAAGATCGTCTGCACCCTCGGCCCCGCCTCGCGGTCCGTGGAGATGTGCGCGCGCCTCCTGCGCGCCGGCATGTGCGTCGCCAGGTTCAACTTCTCGCACGGATCCCACGAGTACCACCAGGAGACCCTCGACAACCTCCACAAGGCCATGGACATCACCGGCATCCTCTGCGCGGTCATGCTCGACACCAAG GGACCAGAAATTCGCACAGGCTTTCTGAAAGACGGCAAGCCTGTAAAGCTGAATCAGGGGCAAGAGATTACCATAACCACAGATTATACCATCCAGGGTGATGAGACCATGATTTCCATGAGCTACAAAAAGTTGGCTGTAGACGTGAAGCCTGGGAGCACTATACTATGTGCTGATGGCACCATCACGCTCACAGCGCTTTCTTGTGATCCTGAGAAAGGTCTAGTTCGCTGCCGATGTGAGAACTCTGCTCTCCTAGGTGAGAGGAAGAATGTCAATCTTCCTGGCGTCATTGTAGATCTCCCAACACTTACAGAAAAGGACAAGGTGGATATCCTACAGTGGGGAGTGCCAAACAAGATCGACATGATAGCACTCTCGTTTGTACGGAAAGGATCAGACCTTCAGATGGTCCGAAGTGTGCTCGGTGAGCATGCCAAGTCAATCATACTTATGTCCAAG GTTGAGAATCAGGAAGGTGTTGCTAATTTTGATGACATACTTGCAAATTCAGACGCCTTCATGGTTGCACGAGGAGATTTGGGTATGGAGATCCCGATTGAGAAGATTTTCTTTGCTCAGAAGGTGATGATCTTCAAATGCAATCAACAAGGAAAGCCTGTTGTCACTGCAACCCAGATGCTGGAGTCGATGATCAAGTCTCCCCGCCCTACACGGGCAGAAGCAACTGATGTCGCCAATGCTGTCCTAGACGGAACTGACTGCGTGATGCTTAGCGGCGAGACTGCAGCAGGGGCATATCCAGAGTTAGCAGTGCAGATAATGTCCAGCATCTGCTTAATGGCAGAGACCTATGTGGATCACGGTGCAGTCTTCAAGTTGATTACCGCAGCAGCACCAGTTCCTATGAGCCCACTTGAGAGTTTGGCATCGTCAGCTGTTCGGACGGCTAATGTCTCCAAGGCATCGCTTATCTTGGTCCTCACGAGGGGAGGTACGACTGCAAGGCTCGTCGCGAAGTACAGGCCAGCGATGCCAGTATTGAACTGCGTGGTTCCAGAGCTGAAGACCGACAATGATTTTGACTGGACTTGCAGCGACGAGGCTCCTGCAAGGCAGAGTCTCATAGTTAGGGGCCTCATTCCAATGTTGAGTGCCGCTACCGCAAAGGCTTCTGATACTGAGGCCACCGAGGAGGCCGTCAGTTTTGCCCTGGATTATGCCAAGAAGCTCGGCCTTTGCAAGTCAGGAGATTCAGTTGTTGCGGTGCATCGTCTCAGCGCATCATCTCTCGTCAGGATCTTGACAGTGAATTAG